From Zingiber officinale cultivar Zhangliang chromosome 5B, Zo_v1.1, whole genome shotgun sequence, the proteins below share one genomic window:
- the LOC121986624 gene encoding uncharacterized protein LOC121986624, which produces MRCGRAGAGYRRGPGRPRKQPIEAEEPEPVTQEADSSRDPTDVEMASRGQTHQTPRDHGRQPQEIPSVIPSGRNREFQPQGIPSGIPSAFPTPATTDWMRDRARIPLLARSVKDRFTLYLGGADPWAARSWLKNVESTFEYLSCTDEEKVELAAYHLRDQAVTWWDMQKTIFGEQRITWAMFRDAFERQYFPATFCLARRQEFLNLKQGDRSVMEYNAEFCRLAEFCPHLVAQDYDRMQQFTQGLAAYIRIQMSGFPGESSSQSRSQRRSQKTHSAPRQQRPQPSQGQIYHVQGQEPATTQYSTAAFSHQAFPALQDFHPHQPYSAYQQQPQSQYQQPVPTPKMPAQATSGIPQPSSEVGRVYAVTREEAQRAEGSVFQGTISVYTFTADLLIDTGSSHSFISRVFLGKIGRLPSRRTHGLTVSLPSGEVLSISLEVKGCPLDFNGQTIMVDLQVLEMVEFDIILGMDWLAMNHATVDCRARVVTFRPPGLPSWSFIGTGGDGISVISAMQARRLLSQGCQGYLLSMVKADTDALPRLSDVPIVREFSDVFPDELPGLPPKRQVEFTIELVPGTAPVSKTPYRMAPKELEELKVQLQELLDRGFIRPRVSPWEAPVLFIKKKDGSLRLCIDYRQLNAVTIKNKYPLPRIEDLFDQLKDTCVYSKIDLRSGYHQLRVGDADIPKTAFRTRYGHYEFMFVIVFIDDILIYSRSEEEHRRHLRIVLETLRREHLYAKFSKCAFWLPSVGFLGHVVSSRGISVDPQKIEVITGWEQPKTVQEIRSFLGLAGYYRRFVEGFSSIALPLTRLTRKGEKFSWTESCEQSFQELKRRLVTAPVLVLPSGMDGFVLFTDASYQGLGAVLMQRDRVVSYASRQLKDHERNYPVHDLELAAIIFALKIWRHHLYGITFEIYTDHKTNVVADALSRKSRGVLACHRVMVTELIQNFSELGLMEQAQTERGLLVTMVAQSPIVESIKEAQATDQHLQFLRSRVTSGQQTEFACDDSGILYFRGRLCVPESHPVQEDLLQEAHRSRFAIHPGGTRMYRDLKRSYWWNGMKKDIDVFVAQCLVCQQIKAEHQKPAGWHHSRHYMAEHVDLLLYGTRLENRQSWDLSVFSEMQSWLAPSDAE; this is translated from the exons ATGAGGTGTGGTCGAGCGGGAGCCGGTTATCGTCGTGGTCCGGGACGACCACGGAAACAACCCATTGAGGCCGAGGAACCAGAACCAGTGACTCAGGAGGCGGATTCTTCTAGGGATCCAACGGATGTTGAGATGGCTAGTCGGGGACAGACCCATCAGACTCCTAGAGATCACGGACGCCAGCCTCAGGAGATCCCTTCAGTCATACCATCTGGTAGGAATCGGGAATTTCAGCCTCAGGGTATTCCCTCCGGGATACCATCAGCATTTCCTACTCCTGCTACTACTGATTGGATGAGGGACAGAGCTCGGATACCGTTGCTGGCGAGGTCCGTCAAGGACAGATTTACCTTATATTTGGGCGGAGCAGATCCTTGGGCTGCTCGAAGTTGGTTGAAGAATGTAGAGAGCACCTTTGAGTACTTGAGTTGCACAGATGAGGAGAAAGTGGAACTGGCAGCGTATCATCTCCGAGATCAAGCAGTCACATGGTGGGACATGCAGAAGACGATCTTTGGAGAGCAGCGCATCACATGGGCGATGTTCCGAGACGCGTTTGAGCGGCAATATTTCCCAGCGACCTTCTGTCTAGCTCGACGCCAGGAATTTCTGAATCTCAAGCAGGGCGACCGGTCAGTGATGGAGTACAATGCTGAATTCTGTAGGTTGGCAGAATTTTGTCCTCACTTAGTGGCACAAGATTATgatcgtatgcagcagttcactcAGGGTCTTGCAGCATACATTCGGATTCAGATGTCAGGATTTCCAG GGGAATCATCCTCTCAGTCACGTTCACAGAGGAGATCGCAGAAGACCCATAGTGCCCCACGTCAGCAACGACCACAGCCTTCTCAGGGACAGATATACCATGTGCAGGGTCAGGAGCCAGCGACTACACAGTATTCTACCGCAGCGTTTTCTCATCAGGCATTTCCAGCACTGCAGGATTTTCATCCACATCAGCCTTACTCAGCATATCAGCAGCAGCCTCAGTCTCAGTATCAGCAGCCGGTTCCCACACCTAAGATGCCAGCGCAGGCCACTTCAGGGATACCACAGCCGAGCTCAGAGGTGGGTCGTGTTTATGCTGTTACACGGGAGGAGGCACAGCGAGCTGAGGGATCGGTTTTCCAAGGTACTATTTCGGTTTATACATTTACTGCAGATttattgatagatactggtagttcccatTCATTCATATCTCGAGTATTTCTGGGTAAAATCGGGAGATTGCCTAGTCGTCGGACACACGGGCTGACAGTATCTCTACCATCTGGCGAGGTACTAAGTATTAGTCTGGAAGTTAAAGGATGTCCTTTAGACTTCAATGGTCAGACTATTATGGTGGATCTGCAGGTATTGGAGATGGTGGAATTtgacattatattgggcatggattggcTGGCCATGAACCATGCCACAGTTGACTGCAGAGCGAGAGTAGTCACCTTCAGACCTCCCGGTTTACCATCTTGGTCATTCATCGGAACCGGGGGTGATGGGATATCAGTCATATCAGCAATGCAAGCGAGAAGATTACTGTCGCAGGGTTGTCAGGGATATTTGCTGTCTATGGTTAAAGCTGATACAGATGCATTACCACGACTTTCGGACGTTCCTATTGTTCGAGAATTTTCAGATGTATTCCCTGACGAACTCCCCGGTTTGCCTCCTAAAAGGCAAGTCGAGTTTACGATTGAGTTGgttccgggaaccgcaccggtATCCAAGACCCCTTATCGCATGGCACCAAAGGAGTTAGAGGAGCTGAAGGTTCAGTTACAGGAGCTGTTGGACAGAGGATTTATCCGTCCCAGAGTTTCTCCGTGGGAAGCACCAGTACTCTtcattaagaagaaagacggatcactAAGACTATGTATTGATTACCGACAGTTGAATGCGGTCACTATCAAGAACAAATATCCACTGCCACGTATAgaagatttatttgatcagctgaagGATACCTGTGTATATTCAAAGATTGATTTGCGCTCAGGCTATCATCAGCTCAGGGTTGGAGATGCGGATATtccgaagacagcatttcgcactcGTTATGGTCATTACGAGTTcatg ttcgtcattgtgttcatcgacgatattctgATATATTCCCGATCTGAGGAGGAGCACAGgcgacatcttcgcatagttttggAGACGCTTCGGCGAGAACACCTCTATGCGAAGTTTAGTAAATGCGCCTTTTGGCTACCTTCGGTGGGTTTTCTTGGACATGTTGTCTCCAGCAGGGGTATATCTGTTGATCCACAGAAGATTGAGGTCATCActggttgggagcagccgaagaccGTACAGGAGATTCGTAGCTTTTTGGGATTAGCTGGGTATTATCGGAGATTTGTTGAGGGCTTTTCCAGCATAGCCTTACCATTGACACGATTAACCCGGAAGGGAGAGAAGTTTAGCTGGACGGAAtcttgtgagcagagcttccaggaGCTCAAGCGGAGGCTTGTTACTGCACCAGTGTTAGTACTTCCCTCTGGcatggatggatttgtacttttcaCGGATGCATCTTATCAGGGATTGGGTGCCGTACTTATGCAGCGCGATCGTGTGGTGTCATATGCCTCACGTCAGCTGAAGGatcatgagaggaactatccagttcatgatttggagttggcAGCTATCATCTTCGcactgaagatttggcgacatcatttatatgggATCACCTTTGAGATTTATACAGATCATAAAA ccaaCGTGGTGGCTGATGCTTTGAGCAGGAAATCCCGTGGAGTTTTGGCTTGTCACCGAGTGATGGTTACAGAGTTGATACAGAACTTCTCTGAGTTGGGGTTGATGGAGCAAGCACAGACAGAGCGAGGCTTGCTAgtcaccatggttgctcagtcacctATAGTGGAGAGTATCAAAGAGGCTCAGGCTACAGATCAGCATCTGCAGTTTTTACGTAGCAGAGTTACCTCAGGACAGCAGACAGAGTTTGCTTGTGATGATAGTGGAATTCTGTATTTCCGCGGCAGATTATGTGTCCCTGAGTCACATCCTGTCCAGGAGGACTTACTACAGGAAGCACATCGATCTAGATTTGCGATTCATCCAGGAGGTACTCGCATGTACAGGGATCTGAAACGATCatactggtggaatggtatgaagaaggaTATTGATGTATTTGTGGCGCAGTGTTTAGTTTGTCAGCAaatcaaggcagaacatcagaaacCAGCTGG ATGGCACCATTCGAGGCATTATATGGCAGAGCATGTTGATCTCCTACTTTATGGGACGAGGTTGGAGAATCGTCAGTCTTGGGACCTCAGCGTATTCAGCGAGATGCAGAGTTGGTTGGCACCATCAGACGCAGAATGA